The stretch of DNA GCGGTAATATAGCCCTGATGATAAACAACTACGCGTTTGCAGATGGCTAAACCGATGCCAGTGCCTTCATACTCGCTTTTTCCGTGCAATCGCTGGAAAACTTTGAATATATGTTCAATATACTTCTCATCAAAACCGATGCCATTGTCTTCCACTGAAATCTCGAAATAGCGTCGGCCCGGCGTTAGTCCTGCCTGCGCGTACTGACTGCCGTCGACAGCCGTTGCGCGAATCTGCAAACGGGGCTGTCCGTCAGCTTTCATAAATTTAATGGCATTTGAGATCAGGTTAGCAAACAAATGATCTATTTGGCTGGGTACAGCCTGAATCATGGGTAGCGGTTCTACCTGAACGTCGATACGCCGGGCTTTGATACGCAGTTCCTGATCGTCTAAGATGCGCTGAATTACTTCATCCAGCCGAACCGGCTTTGCGCTTTCCCGATGCGTGGATATGCGCGAAAAATTCAGCAAATCTTTTATCAGCTTCGACATTCGTTCGGCAGATCCCGAAATCTTGCTCATGAACAGTCGACTGTCGCCATCAAACAGATTGGCATACCGATCCATAATCAAATCGCTGAACGATTGAATTTTACGGAGCGGTTCCTGAAGATCGTGACTGGCAACAAAGGCAAACCGTTCAAGTTCTTCGTTCGATGCTTCGAGTTGCCGGATTTGCTCTTTCAACTGTGCTTCATAGCTTCGTAGCTGATCTTCCGTTCGTTGCCGCCGGGCCAGTTCCTGTTCGAGCAACCGATATGAAGCGGCCAATGCCAGAAACGTCAGTACCGATAACATGAAGATCAGTAGGGTGGTATTGCGGTACGAACGGTCGGCCTGCTGATAGCGTTCGCTGATTCGGATGCGCTCATACTCGGTCATTCGAGCCGTAAAAGCCCGAATGCGATCCATTCTGATTTTGCCGATTCGCAGGTATGTCGTCTGCAAAGCCGTTGTTTGCTGACTTGTCTCCAGGATTTGCCGGGCCGATATTTCCAGCTTATCGTCGATGAGCTTCGCCAGCGAATCGGCACGCTTTCGTTGAATCGGATTGTCGGAAACGAGTTGCTGCAACCGGTCAACCATAGTGGGCAGTTTGGGTAATGCCTGCCGATAAGGTTCCAGAAACAGGGTATCATTGCTAATCATATAGCCGCGCGCTCCCGTCTCAACGTCTTTCATGGCCGACAGTATGTCTTCCAACTGCCCAATTACCTGCTGCGTATGTTCAATAAGCTCACGGTCTTTCCGGTATTGGTTGTAGCTATAGAACGATAGTGCAAAGCCCATCGCGATGAGTGTCATAGCCACCAGAAACCCGAGCGCAATTCGCCGATTCATCGGGACTGGAAAACTGCGCAGCAGGTTCATCATAGCGTTGATAACAGAGGTAGGCTACAAATATAAAAAAAGCACGCGGCTTCTTTTACAACGTTTCGACCACCAGATTGTGATTTGTGTAGATACACACGTCGGCGGCAATATGCAGACTTTCACGCACCATGTCTTCGGCAGTCAGGTTGGCGGCATGTTTTTTCAGAGCTAATGCTGCCGATTGGGCATACATGCCGCCGGAGCCGATAGCTGCCACCTCGTTGTCTGGTTCGATTACATCTCCTGTGCCTGAAATAAGCAGCAGATCGTCTTTCGATGCCACAATGAGCATCGCTTCGAGCCGACGCAGATAGCGGTCGGTGCGCCAGTCTTTCGCCAGTTCAATGGCCGCCCGTTTCAGGTTGCCTCCGTAGGCATTCAGTTTTTCTTCAAAGCGTTCGATGAGCGTAAACGCATCGGCGGTTGAACCGGCAAAACCAGCCAGAATTTTACCGCCCATCAGTACGCGCACTTTTCGGACGTTACTTTTGGCAACGGTATTTCCCATCGTAGCCTGCCCGTCGGCACCGAGCGCGACCTGCCCGTTGTGCCGAATGCCGACTACGGTTGTTGCATGAATTGTCATTTATAACCAGTTATGAAGTTGTTTCTTGCAGATTCGTGATTCTACAACCAAACAGACAAACAATTTATTCCCCAAACGGAATGGGGCGGTTCACGCTTTCTTCGAGCGAGATAAAGGTTTCGGTTCGCTGAATGCCGCTAACTTTCTGAATCTTATCGTGTAAGACCTCGCGCAGGTGCTGCGTATCACGGCAAACAATTTTGGCAAAGATGCTGTAAATACCCGTTGTGTAATGAATGTTCACTACCTCTGGAATTGTTTCCAACTGCTTCGACACTTCGGCATACAATGAGCTTTTGTCCAAGTAGATGCCCAGAAACGCGCTGATGTCCCATCCGAGTTTAGTATGATCGATAACCAACTGCGACCCGCGCACGATGCCCATCTGTTTTAACTTATTCATACGCACGTGTACCGTACCGCCCGACACGAAGATGCGCTTACCAATCTCCGTGTAAGCCATATTGGCATCCTGCATCAGTAGATTCAGGATTTTCAGGTCAGTAACATCAACTTTCTTTACGTCTGCGTTATCAATTTCTAAATTTTTCTCGGTCATTTTTCCAACGTTTTACATGATTATCAACAAAAATACTGTTTTTTTAGATGAATTATAAATTTTAAGAAATACTGCTACGAAATTTGCAAATACACTTTGTTCCCTATTAACTTTGCATTGTCAAGTTGATCGAGCGGGGTCACACGCCGGTCTTCTTGATGTCTTTACGTCTCACACTGTAGGGTGTCGAAATTGGCAGACGTGCCCTCCTGTCTCGGGGGTGGTGATAAGGGATAAACGCAGCATAATGCCGCCTTCCGGGGCGACTGGGGTTGACCACCAGGATTTGTACTGTGGCTAACTGCACCGTGGGCGGTTCGAGTCCCCCTCCTACAGCATTTGGTTTTTAGTTTGTTGATGAAGTGTAATCAGACACGCCGGTCTCCCTGAGGTCGGCGTTTGTTTTTTTGATGGAACTGATTTGAAGGGGAACACGGATTGTACGGATGTCACAGATAAACACGGATTGTGTCGTTTAATTTATAAAGAAATCTGTGTCAATCCGTTGCATCCGTTTAATCCGTGTTCCATCCCCCTTCGGAGTTTTTTGCGTAGTTTTGTGGTTTAACAGACACAGACCTATCGTTTCCTACGCGTGAAACATATTCGCAATTTCTGCATCATTGCCCACATCGACCACGGCAAAAGTACACTTGCCGACCGGTTACTCGAATTTACCAACACGGTTGGTGCCCGCGATATGCAGGCCCAGCTACTCGACGATATGGACCTGGAGCGCGAACGCGGCATCACCATCAAGAGCCACGCCATCCAGATGAACTATACCTACAAAGGCGAAACCTATACGCTCAACCTCATCGATACCCCCGGCCACGTTGACTTTAGCTACGAGGTATCGCGGTCGATTGCAGCGTGTGAGGGTGCTTTGCTGCTGGTCGATGCCTCGCAGGGAACCGAAGCCCAAACGATCTCGAACCTGTATCTGGCAATGAATAACAATCTGGTTATCATTCCGGTACTCAATAAGATCGACCTGCCCGGTGCCATGCCCGAAGAAATTAAAGATGAGATGGTTGATCTGCTCGGCTGCGAACGTGACGATATTATTCCGGCCAGTGGTAAAGAAGGCATTGGCATCGAGGAAATCCTGGCCGCCATTGTTGAGCGGGTGCCCCCTCCGGTCGGCAACCCCGACGGCGAACTGCAAGCCCTGATCTTCGATTCGGTCTTCAACTCATACCGGGGTATCGAAGTTATTTTCCGGGTCAAAAATGGCCGCATTCGCAAAGGCGATAAGGTGAAATTCATGAATACCGGCAAAGAATACATTGCCGACGAAATCGGCACGCTCCGCCTGACCAAAGAACCAAAGGATGTGGTTGAATGTGGCGACGTGGGCTATCTGATTTCGGGGATTAAAGTAGCCCGTGAGGTCAAAGTAGGAGATACCATTACCGAGTTTGACCGCCCCGCCAAAGAAGCCATTCAAGGGTTTTCTGAGGTAAAACCGATGGTTTTCGCAGGCATTTACCCCGTGGAAACCAGCGAGTTCGAAGATTTGCGCGAGGCTGTAGAAAAGCTTCAGCTTAACGATGCGGCCTTAGTCTGGGAACCGGAAACATCGGCGGCTTTGGGCTTCGGATTCCGCTGCGGATTCCTCGGTATGTTGCACATGGAAATTGTGCAGGAACGGCTCGAACGCGAATTCGACATGACCGTCATTACGACCGTGCCATCGGTGCGCTTTGAGGTGATGACCACCAAAGGCGAAATTATGAGCGTGTCGGCCCCGTCGGAAATGCCCGAACCGAATTATATCGACTTCATCGAAGAGCCGTTTATCAAAGCACAGATCATCACGAAGTCGGAATACGTGGGCGGCATTATGAGCCTATGTATGGATAAACGG from Spirosoma montaniterrae encodes:
- a CDS encoding sensor histidine kinase — its product is MMNLLRSFPVPMNRRIALGFLVAMTLIAMGFALSFYSYNQYRKDRELIEHTQQVIGQLEDILSAMKDVETGARGYMISNDTLFLEPYRQALPKLPTMVDRLQQLVSDNPIQRKRADSLAKLIDDKLEISARQILETSQQTTALQTTYLRIGKIRMDRIRAFTARMTEYERIRISERYQQADRSYRNTTLLIFMLSVLTFLALAASYRLLEQELARRQRTEDQLRSYEAQLKEQIRQLEASNEELERFAFVASHDLQEPLRKIQSFSDLIMDRYANLFDGDSRLFMSKISGSAERMSKLIKDLLNFSRISTHRESAKPVRLDEVIQRILDDQELRIKARRIDVQVEPLPMIQAVPSQIDHLFANLISNAIKFMKADGQPRLQIRATAVDGSQYAQAGLTPGRRYFEISVEDNGIGFDEKYIEHIFKVFQRLHGKSEYEGTGIGLAICKRVVVYHQGYITARSTPKQGTTFVVVLPESQSILDYDRTITGEVHSYIAG
- the hslV gene encoding ATP-dependent protease subunit HslV, with the protein product MTIHATTVVGIRHNGQVALGADGQATMGNTVAKSNVRKVRVLMGGKILAGFAGSTADAFTLIERFEEKLNAYGGNLKRAAIELAKDWRTDRYLRRLEAMLIVASKDDLLLISGTGDVIEPDNEVAAIGSGGMYAQSAALALKKHAANLTAEDMVRESLHIAADVCIYTNHNLVVETL
- a CDS encoding Lrp/AsnC ligand binding domain-containing protein; translation: MTEKNLEIDNADVKKVDVTDLKILNLLMQDANMAYTEIGKRIFVSGGTVHVRMNKLKQMGIVRGSQLVIDHTKLGWDISAFLGIYLDKSSLYAEVSKQLETIPEVVNIHYTTGIYSIFAKIVCRDTQHLREVLHDKIQKVSGIQRTETFISLEESVNRPIPFGE
- the lepA gene encoding translation elongation factor 4, translating into MKHIRNFCIIAHIDHGKSTLADRLLEFTNTVGARDMQAQLLDDMDLERERGITIKSHAIQMNYTYKGETYTLNLIDTPGHVDFSYEVSRSIAACEGALLLVDASQGTEAQTISNLYLAMNNNLVIIPVLNKIDLPGAMPEEIKDEMVDLLGCERDDIIPASGKEGIGIEEILAAIVERVPPPVGNPDGELQALIFDSVFNSYRGIEVIFRVKNGRIRKGDKVKFMNTGKEYIADEIGTLRLTKEPKDVVECGDVGYLISGIKVAREVKVGDTITEFDRPAKEAIQGFSEVKPMVFAGIYPVETSEFEDLREAVEKLQLNDAALVWEPETSAALGFGFRCGFLGMLHMEIVQERLEREFDMTVITTVPSVRFEVMTTKGEIMSVSAPSEMPEPNYIDFIEEPFIKAQIITKSEYVGGIMSLCMDKRSILKNQVYLTAERVELQFEMPLAEVVFDFFDKLKTISRGYASLDYEFMDNRESDMVKLDVMLNGDKIDALSAIVHRSKSYEWGKKLCEKLRELLPRQQFEIAIQAAIGQKIIARETVKALRKDVLAKCYGGDISRKRKLLEKQKKGKKRMRQVGNVEIPQEAFMAVLKIN